The Arachis hypogaea cultivar Tifrunner chromosome 14, arahy.Tifrunner.gnm2.J5K5, whole genome shotgun sequence genome has a segment encoding these proteins:
- the LOC112742031 gene encoding pathogenesis-related thaumatin-like protein 3.5 — protein MASLHQLILSISLILAIFFSGQRTSESARVFTIVNYCKETLWPAVTPGDVFNGGGFVLKPGQSRVFTAPVGWSGRIWARTGCNFDTNGNGKCLTGACGDTLKCSASGKTPASLAEFTLAAVDFYDVSLVDGFNVPISVKPINGKGNCSTAGCDSDLRSDCPKELSLKANGKIVGCRSACDVFNADEYCCRGNYGNPVTCKPTYYSKIFKKACPTSYSYAYDDPTSIFTCSGTDYVIAFCSSRKRNVCTYHNNQLHCSGSQGLKSLIERWGIIVLTVFSVFGPSIIF, from the exons ATGGCCTCGCTTCATCAATTGATtttatcaatttctttgattCTAGCAATATTTTTCTCAG GGCAAAGAACATCGGAGTCGGCTAGAGTATTCACCATAGTTAACTATTGCAAGGAGACACTGTGGCCAGCAGTTACACCTGGAGATGTCTTCAACGGAGGAGGCTTTGTTCTAAAACCAGGCCAATCCAGGGTGTTCACGGCTCCCGTCGGATGGAGCGGTAGGATTTGGGCTCGAACTGGCTGCAACTTCGACACGAATGGAAACGGTAAGTGCCTAACAGGAGCGTGCGGCGACACCCTGAAATGCTCGGCTTCAGGGAAAACCCCTGCTTCATTAGCAGAATTCACACTAGCAGCAGTGGACTTCTACGATGTCAGCCTTGTCGACGGTTTCAACGTGCCAATATCGGTTAAGCCGATCAATGGAAAGGGAAACTGCTCGACAGCAGGGTGTGACTCCGACCTTCGATCCGATTGCCCCAAAGAACTTTCCCTGAAGGCGAACGGAAAGATAGTCGGCTGCCGGAGTGCGTGTGATGTGTTCAATGCTGATGAGTATTGCTGCAGAGGGAACTATGGGAACCCAGTTACTTGCAAGCCTACGTATTATTCAAAGATTTTCAAGAAAGCGTGCCCTACTTCTTATAGTTATGCTTATGATGATCCAACTAGTATCTTCACTTGCTCTGGGACTGATTATGTTATAGCCTTCTGCTCTTCCAG GAAACGAAATGTATGCACGTATCATAATAACCAACTTCACTGCAGTGGATCACAAGGCTTAAAATCATTAATTGAAAGATGGGGAATAATAGTTCTAACAGTATTTTCAGTGTTTGGTCCATCGATTATATTCTAG